The Mytilus edulis chromosome 5, xbMytEdul2.2, whole genome shotgun sequence genomic interval atacaaCTTTTTCAGTACAGACTTGTTCTGAATGCTGTATCACATACATCAAATGTGAATAGagggccaatatttccaatatgGACTGGCAATGCTGTGCAGAGAaggccaatatttccaatacggactgtcAATGAATTCTGAATTACATGCACAATATGATGTTTACAGGGCAAATTAATACTGACTTGCTTTGAATCCAGAGTTACATGTATGATATCATTAAGATGTggtcagcggcaaatatttcaaaaaaaatacgGCCTTTTTCAGTTTTGGACCGGGCCGAAAAGCAATATAGATCACGTGATTTATATGACCAGGACGAGGTCACCAGTATGACACATGCCGTTTTGGTAGTATTAGCTAGGGCTGTTTTAATcgtattatttaataaatatttgtatttgtgttCTGGCGACAGACtacaattataaaattgtaaCTTGTTGCAACTAAACATGGAGATTTATATAGGATTAATATTcacaatttttaactttttttcagttttagtcaAATTTGTGACTGACGGTGCggaaatataattttgaaaagtcACGGAACTGAAGAAAATTCTCCTCTGCTCCTCCCCTCTTAACCCCAACATAAATTATTAAATCGTCTTTCTCTAAGAAGTGCAATGAAAATCAattccaccaaaaaaaaaatcggcgaCGTTTAACACGTCTTTTATAAGGCAAAAAATCAGTattatatgcatttttaaatttccGCGGGAAGAAGTCAAGGGAATGTAACTCCATAGAATCCATGACAAATTGCCCCACTGGATAAATCGCCCCACacctaatcgccccactttttcacaaaCTCGCCCCACTATCTAAAAAAATCGCCCAACTCTTGTTAGTCAACTCGCCCAAGATATGAAAAAGGATAAAATCCCGCTGAAttaaggtctgccaactcgccccactcaaGACAAATAGATAAACCATGATGAATTTATTAGTGTCAACTCGTCCCACTTATGAAAAAGGGTAAAATCCCGCTGAAttaaggtctgccaactcgccccactcaacacaaataaataaaccaTGATGAATTTATTagtgccaactcgccccacttatgaaaaaagaTGCAATCCCGTTGTATATCTATGTCCCTGTTACACTTCAATATCTataaaaagtggggcgagttggtaaaccTGTTAGGGgcgaacttttttttttaataggtgggttggtgaaaaagtggggcaaTTTGGTGTGGGGCgttttgccagtggggcgatttgcTTCAACTCCATTGATTCAAACGCACAGATGATCTTACCTCGTTTTGATTTTGGGAAGGACGCAGTAGATGTCGCCTAAGAAAATACTGAACTCATTATACAGCTTTCATTTATGGTAAATTGAATCATTCTGttgattaataattttatttaaaatcttaGGATGACTACATacgaaaaaaacagacaaaacagtTGCTGGAGGTAAACAACTTGGGCGCGTCGGTCATTGTCCATTTGTCTCTGTCATGGCGGCGTTTGGCATGAGACGTCAAAAAACCATTCAGTTCACAAACTAAAAATCAACTTTCCTTCGGCTGttataaaaattgttacataGCTTTTGATATTTTAGCAATTTTTAAAGCATTAAATACACAAAACGCAGCATTTATAATATTGGCTAGAAGTTTTTAACAATTTCTTCGGTTCTTCCTCTTTGGGTCATCAACGACTCGGTGCATGACCAAAAACCAGTGATTACACTTTGAAATAAGGACAAGTACCTAAGTACTCAAATGGGAAATATTACTTTACCTCAAGAATGCACATAATTGACTATTCATGTCTATTTCCTTGTTATTCTTAAcattaaaatttttgattttaaaagcCTATcttgaaatgtaaataaatgatttataGTAACtgatattttgatttgtttttcaaagTCATATGAtccttgaaatagaaaaaaagataaaaatgatgTTTATTTGCCTCTTCTTACTTCAAACTTACATACCCATTATAAAATTGattagtttgttttgtttgcaattttgtggacaaaattgctctttcaaaatatCCGGTACATGTACCTCAAATTACCTAATAAACTTGTAATGATTATGACCTAATAAcactttgatattttgatattatgatatatttaagtgacttttaaacaattataataataGAGGGGGTGGGGGTCTGGGGTCCTGATCCCGTAttcccaggcttaaaaacatgatATCCTGAGGGAATTATAGTTATCCCGTACCATTGTAAACTTGTACCAACATCAACTCGTAccactaaaaaaaaacttgtaccaATGCAAACTCGTACCACTGCTAACTCTACCAACTTATTTAAATGGGGTTTAATGATGAATATATACTTTACTTTCACTCAATACCTCTTaagtctgtaaaatgtatataatttgaaagtacaatgacCAATTTGTAGCTAATGTTCCTTGTCTATtgcagggttctcactaaggcaagtccatgagtcctggactcatcaaaatctgtctggactcaccattttcaaaactggtgagtccacaaatgcatcaagattgaaatattttgtataaactgaacacAGTTAAACATAAATGTCATCATTTTATAGCAATTTTAGTTTAAAAGTGATCTGAATTTAATGTTATTTCATTGCTCTGTTAGGCCATGGAgactaaaatattacattacattgcaataaaatattatctTCTTGCTGTTGGACTAATCATGGACAAAAATGATGAGTCCCTGAACTCGCCTTCAAAAACCCTTAGCGAGAACCCTGCTATTGGATAGAAAATACCATGGCAGATGTAGATTATTAAAGTATTATCAGTTTCACCCcaagaaaatattaatttttcatgaataaatccTAGCAGTTactcaaaatgattttaaaaattaaattcttacTGTCTATATAATGAAATGCACATATGCAACTGTTTCCTGTTAAGGGGTTCCCGAATTTTCCCAccaaaaagcacatggctttcaacaattgtaaacatagcattcaatttgtgatcatggattacaactaatttaatcaatttaatttggatatagaTACTCAACTTAAGGTACAGTTACAGCAATGTTTTAACTTTCTTTTGGATTAAGCTCTAGTTTGAAAgatcagtttaaaaaataaagcttAAAAAACATTCGCTTTTTTTTAATGTACAGTGGTACGAGTTCTGAATGGTACGACTTCCCAgtggtacgagttaacttttttggtacGAGTTAACGTGGTATGAGTTAATTTGCTTCCTCCTGAAgtcccaaattaaaaaaaaaatcctgaaatttgaaaaatggaaTCCTGAATCCTGAAAAGGTCAATTCTGAAATCCctagcttaaaaacacctgatcctgaCGTCCCAAAAAAGGTTCTGACCGCCCTcattaaataattgtatattataaagGTTTTTATAACTTTCAAATGCTATATAAAAAGCAGGTTAGTTCATAAAGATTGTTATAAATATAGTGTTTACATCCAACATGGCGACCAATGATAatgcatatatacatgatatatattattaCTTACACAGTGtgtaattgtcctaatacgagaatttatcgggtcaataaaattcatatcgggtgaggcgacACATGAATTCTTGTTATGTTATCAAATactcttatacatgttataattaatattatttaataacCAATGTTTAAATATCACCAAAatgtgctaatattaaaattCAAGTGTTACATGTATTTGGTCATTACAAGTGACGTGTTAATGGATAAAAAGGTGTTATTTGGTCATTCATGTTACCCCAAAATTTCCAATTGGGAGCCTCCATGGAAGGAAACCCCCGCAAATAGTGTTAGTTTGCAGGTATGGGTGAATACACGTTAATATTGAATTGTAATCCAAATATTTAGGAAGATATAAACATGTTGAAAGGTTACATctttgtaatgaatatttttgttgTGACACCTACAAATACGTTATAAGTATATGGATTTTTTTACGTTGCCAAATTACACTGCAGTTATTTCCTAGTGTgcatttctttaaaacaaaataaattcaaatttaaaaatttgcCACTGCACTACATGTATCTCATATTGAGTTTTACAGTGAGGTGtactacttttaggacaaattatatcaaaatttgaaaataattataaaaaaaagtctgccAGTTctcattcaaattaaaaattcatttttgacATCTTCAACCATActggtttttgacatttttcaacCTGGGCAGGGCCAAATCACTCTTTTGAATACCAAAAAAATCATCACCCCAATTATTTTTAATGTGAGATTTCATTCCCCTACTTTAACTTACTATTTTActcttaaaatataaagaaatataatgTATTTTGGAGGTGTGAGATTAAAAAAGTTGTACTTTCCACACATTCACACTATTTGTCCCGACTATATttgtagagaaaaaaaataaaagacaataatTACTGTGTCCTGCCTGGACCATATTACTGTGAATAACTAACTTTTAATATGAAAcattggaaaaaggggggggggggggctataaATACTGTACATGTATAGTAATACAATtcgttttaaaagaaaataatttgtaaGGTTATATGAAGATGATGAAGACCTATATAGCTAAggttctgaaaaaaaagaaaaaaattagtcCAAACTTTTTTTgctaaaaaacaaaacggtaagCTCACTGTACATCtgtacatttgattttaaaagtttaattactgtgatacattttacatgtatctCCACTTCAATGGCAGTCAAAGGTACATTGTAATATATGTACTTGAACAACTGtcttttattcatgttatttaatacttgtacatttgtacataaataaaaaggatatgtgatcatgatatgattgccaatgagacaactaaccatCTATAATACAGAATTGACacgtttgttaaaaaaaaagaacatattttgATGCATTATCCATTTCTAGCTAAAGGATTAAATTGAGGTAAACATAAAATTAtacagattcaatgaggtcgattattcacttgcaagtgaattattcatcatcaatgtttcttagcttattttaacaaaattgaaccatactgacAACTAAAAGAGAATTAGTACAGTCAAGGGtctaacttaaataagttatCAGAGAAAAATAACATGCATGTGTTATTACAGACACTTTCAATGTTTCATGAGTTGTCTACTCTTTTTTCCttaatctgtaataacatatgtttgttatcagttaaatatatcataaatattttatctttaatggGCACTTGGGAATTCTTAAAACTTTGCGCAGTACAATGTAGCTTAATATATTTCCTTGATAACTAATTTTCTAATTCCATTAATACAATTTTTATCAACCATGAtaaatcaatgagacaaggcCTTTAAGGAAAAACTAAGCTGTAATAACCATTAAGGGAAAACTAAGCTGTAATAACCAGGCTTAGTTATTACAAGCATGAAACTTGCTATATGAGAGTAAATGAGACACTTGGAATCTTACGCAGTGCCTCATTACAAGCTCTGATCATCATTTCTTACAATGAATTGGAATACATTGTTATGCAAGTCAGagcaaaacctttaaacagataTAGAGAAGCTGTAATAACACCCTTTGGTTATTGCaggaacatattttctgtaataacataggtGTACTATGCATGATTGCTAAACTATGAGCTGTTATATCATGGCAAAGATTAGTATACATAAAGAAAGTtataatatcaatagaacttttTCCCTTTAAAACATGTaacctccatttttttttttttttgcatacttgattcgcataggatttttcaataaaattctgaaaatatgctttcaagtattaatgcattgcgaaaaacaaatattttataaaataaatttaagtcggatattcctatgatattcatgatattccttttcatattggatacaaattttattaagtctactgcagacactttgtagtcaaagcatttcaactgaggtactacataggcgtcaaaaggcgtcattatggagtaaaggggatGGCGTCAAAAGGTGTCACTATGGAGGAAAGAGATTTAACAcagttttttgatattttagctcacaataacaacatgtatgttatttttctctaataaCGTATTTAAGTTTAGACTCTTGACTGTACATGTAGTATTTATTACTTCACTTTCATTAAtgtttgaacaaaaataaatcaaattctaTTTTAAGCTCATCTTGCCCAAAGGCCCATTGAagttagcttttctcatcacttggtgtctgttgtcattctttaacttttacaaaaatcttctcctctgaaactactggaccaaattaaaccaaacttttccacaatcatcattgcggtatgttgtttaaaaaatatgtctgatGACCCGGTCTGCCAACCAAGGTTAGATGTTAgacaatttcagaaaaacaacCATATAATTCTTgaacaaaatgccgccaaatagaGTAACAGGTATTATTTTGatcacttaacatgcttaaactgttatttttttatatttgcagagAGGATACTAATTTAGAGGCAAGGTTCCTGTTGATGCTGAAGAGCAGTCATAATGTCTGTACAGAATTCTTATCTGCTAAAGTACACCAGAAGATCCCCGAAAATAGATAAACATGCATGTCCTGTTTGTAAGAAAATATTTTCTCTACCAGCAATTctgtcaaaacatttaaaaacacagCATGATTTACATATGTTATCAAGCAAGACAGAAACGAAACTTGAAACAAAAGATGTACAATCGCCAAAATCTCTCCCTGGAAGAAGACCACAAAGGAGTGCTGGAAAGCCTATAGATGTCATTGAAAGTGAAgagaaaaaaagcaaaaaaggtCAGAAAGTAAATGGAGAGAAAAATGTAGGTAGTGATGAAGTGGATAAAACAAAAGAGAACAAATCAGAGATGTCTGCTGGAGGGGATGGGCAGAGAAAAAGGGGTAGACCTAGGAAAAGTCTTGCCACAAATGTGGAAAGCAGTGAAAATAAAGTGAGCAAGCCTGTTAATAATGTCCCTACCGATATGAAGGAGGCAAGGAAAAAATTGTTTGCTGAGAGAAAGGTGAATACAATCATTGAAAAGAAAGGGGTCAAGCAGACACCTGGGTCAGTGAAGAATAAAAAGTCTGTTCAAAAGAAAATACATGAACAGAGTGCAGATTCCGTTTCTGACAGTCAGACTGAAACTGATGAAAGAGGAAGACCGAGAAGAAACAGAAGGGAGAAAAGAGCATGGTCTCCATCTAATGATAATAGTATTATATTAGAAGCTAGTATTAAACAGGAACCAATAGATTATGAAGACATGGAAGAGGAGAATATACAGATTATGCCAAATGTAAAAAAGGAAATAGAACTCGCTGTTTATGAAGAAATGTCAAAGTCTTCAGTCAGCACTAAAGTTGGATTAAATAAGCCAGCTAAGATTTGTAAGGTGGAGGTGAGTGACTTGGAACCAGGAGAAACAGTAGGTCCAGTGACCATAGACGAAGGAATCACTGGATCATTAACAGAAGAAGATACTCCAGAGACACCAGAAGATATGGATATAACCCCTGAAGTAGTACATGTAGGGGAAGTAAATACTCCAGCAACTAAAGCAATTTATAATGAAGAATCTGAAGATGATGATGACCTAGATGAAGATTATAAACCCAATGATAGGGATGAAGATATAGATATAATAAAGCCTGCAGTTAAAAGAGGACGTAAAAAAGTTGGAAGGACATACCCTTGTGGGGATTGTCAAAAGGTCTTCACCAAACCTAGTCACTTGCTACGACACCAGGTCAAACATACTGGAGAAAGACCTTTTCCTTGTGATGTATGTGGCAAAGGATTTGTCTCTAAATCCAACATGGAAAAACATAGAGTATTACATTCTGGAGTGAAGGCCAAGATTTGTGATGAATGTGGTAAAGCCTTTGCCCTCAGTTCTTATCTCGTCAGACATAAAATGTTacatgaaaaagaaagaaatgagAAAATGGGGATATTTCCAGAACCTGAACACCACCTTTGCAGTCAATGTGGAAAAGTATTCTCCAAACGTCTCTACCTTCAGAAACATATGGAACGTCATGTTAAAGGAAAGTGTTATGAATGCAGAATTTGTGGGAAGAAATTCTCGCAACGAATGAACAGGATAAACCATGAATTTCTTCATACTAAGACAAAAGATTATGAGTGTCATGTTTGTCACAAAAAATTTGCTTTGAAGTGCTACCTGAAGATACACGTGCAGCGCCATCAGAATACACCTATCCCAAAACCTGGGAAGAAACAGCGAGAAAATATTGGATTGAAACCTTTTAAATGTTTGCAGTGTGGAAAATGTTACTCTTCAGTTAAATACCTAAATGCACATGAAAGACTGcactcaaatccaaaaaagtttgtTTGTGAAACATGCGGAAGAAATTTTCATCAGAAAATTAACTTGCAGCGCCACATTCTGACCCACACTGATCCTGCAACATCAAGGAATCATGAATGCAAGACATGCGGTAAGAAATACTCCCGTGACATATACCTGTCTCGTCACATCAAAGAAAATCACACTGCCGAGGGCTTAGCCAAACCCAGACATCATTGTAGTTATTGTGATAAGAAATTCACCAAGCCATGCTTACTACGTATCCATGAGAGAACACACACTAAGGAAAAGCCATTTGTATGTAGCACATGTGGAAAAGGGTTTGCTCAAGAAGGTTACATGAAGATCCATGAAGAGATCCATTCATCAATTAAAAAGCATGAATGCACATTTTGTGGGAAATCCTTTGCTTTGCTGTACTATTTAACACGTCACTTAGCAAGACATGAACAAGTCAAATCTATACCATGCGATCAATGCTCTAAAATGTTTGCCACTCAAAAGGCTCTTCATGATCACATGCGCATGCATACTGGTGATATGCCTTATCAGTGTGATTTATGTCAGAAGTGTTTCCCAAGACTAAATTCTCTCCAGCGCCACAGGAAACTGAATGCCTGCCAAATTAAGCCAAATGTGTATTACACCAAGCAAGTCATGCCTACTGTGAAGACTGTTGAAAGCCTGGATGAATTAATGGATAAAAGGGAGTTTAGCTGCTTGTATATTTGTAGCATCTGTCGTCAAGTTTTTACGAGTCAAACCAAACTAGATGCTCATGCTGTTGAGCATGAAGGAGACATGATAGCTGAGGTAATAACCGAAGAGCATGTCGAGCAGGAACATATCTCAGCTGAGAACATTCCTGTCTCCAAAGAAGAAGAAACTATTATTGCTGAAGTAGTAAATGTTGAAGAAAGTATTTTAGGAGGTGAAGAAATAACAACAGAAGAAACAATTGTAGATGCTGACTGGTTAAATAGGTTATTTTCAAATGCTCATGTAGAATCAGGAACAGATGGAAAGATTATTATTGTTGTAAATAGAGATTAGTAAGCATTAAGGTATTATACGATAACATTTGAAGTGATTcagttgtttggttttttttacaggGAATACTGGTGCTTCGATTAAATATATCTCTATCTGAACATTCACATGTATTAATCCAAGTGTTTACAGTTAAATTTGATACGTGAAAAAGGCAGGGGGAGGCAACAAATCCAAATTTTTAGCAAATTATTAATCACTATACCAGTAGCCTGATTCACAGTGTTTCACTAAACACCAGCAAGATTTACTTACTGAATTACATTGTGTGAactgtattatttattttcaaagtcACAAGATTCACTCCTTCATGCAAATTATGTTTATCAACTTTGGTCCCTTTTTTTCAAggatttcattaaattttaaaaatgtatgatCATGGTACAATTTgacatttcaaaattgaatataattAAAATTGGTATGTATTCAgtcacatttatttattaatgttgctctattaatttttttcacagttctacatttttgtgtattttttttattgtctttatgTGTGAATCTTGTCAAGTTGTGTATTGTTCGTGTGAAATGAAAAAGTCAGAGGTGCTTTTTATGAGTGATTTCATAAGTGCACAAAATGTGCTAAAATTGGTATAAGTTATgattgtacaaatgtacatctCAGAAAAGAACAAAAGCATGTTTTTATTGACAATGAACTTGGATTTAAATAAGGTCAAACTTTTTAATTCATGTAATTTTTTCTCTGAAATATGTAGGTCTgatctttatattaatttatattttaaggtTTGTACAGAGTTTTCTCCCTTTctggaattatttttttgtgcaaGGATAATTGGAGGGGGTTATTGATTCAACTGCACAGTtgtgtacatgtataaagaaaataGTAAAAGTATAATTGGATATTGTaaataccaaaattaaatcttagaaacacaaataagaaaaaaagattgaaatgacCAAGTCCCATATATTGTTCTAAAATACTCAtataaaagggaaataactctgataAATTTGAAATACAGAACACTGATCAATTGACAAATGAATTAATATAAGATCTTTCTAAATGATGTAGATATTTTAATATTGTACATGCTTTGAATGCATAACTTATCAATCATTAATAATTATTATACCAAGGCTGTTTAAACTTCTGGATCAAGACATTGTTTTGTGAATTTGATTTGATAACTTCTCATTGGAATTTTTTACCTAACAAATATCTGATGTATATCAAAGATGATGATTGTGATGATGATTTTAATATTGTGACTTTAATtgttgaaattttgttatgttttttggGATTAAGAAAAACCTAAATTGGCTCTTTTCATATATAGAGAATGTCATATAGGATtcataaaagaagaaaaaaaaggatTCCTTTCTCCCaatggtttccattctctaactttagtttgcctcaaccaaaagTTATGAGACTtataatacacaatgcttattaccacaaaacacagatcaagtacaaatttgggtaagGTAACTTTTACCATTCTTTAATTATGTCCCTGTCTAACGTTATATGCATGCTGGGGTATCATCTGTGTCAAatggacatattccccatttctttatttttattttaaaaaggcaAGGAAAATATATAAGTTTTCTTCACTAATTCCAATTAAATGAGAAGGGGGTAATTTTTGTACACCTCTTTCAGAAGTACAACAAATGTACGCCAGTTATAGAAAATCTACTCTCTCGGATATAGCCTTTCTGCACTCATGAGGCATAAAACAAACACCAATCAATATAGCAAATCTATTTTGTCACACAAGTTGATTGGGAATGCATATTTCTGATGAAAAGTTTATTATTATCATGCTAATGTGGTATACAATAAATAATGCTTGAAAATCCAAAGTACAAAATCCAGTTAGTGTACTGTGGCCTTCTATTGTCTATGTTGgctttttattgtttgtttaattaTATCTATGATGTGTTGATACTGTATTGAAATTCACTGTTTACAAGTTGAagtttctgtaaataaaaaaatgttatcattCTCGTAccatattttgcctttttaagaACACATTTAATATGTCCAAATATAATTTGCCAAGAACTGTTGACCTGTCAAACAAAACTGAAGATAAAAAAATTTGACATgataaatttcaaaaacttttattatattgttATGAAACTCTTTGACAGAACTTTTTCAAGTTCAAGTAAAAGCTTATGAAATaagattgatttaaaaaaaaaaacaatacatgtatatggactACGTTATACAATCAACATGACAATTTTACAATGGCAGCATGCTAGACAGTAATATAGGGTGTTAAGGACAGATctggaaaaaaaaaacacaataacatCTCATCACTGTTGAGCCTTTGATCTGTCAGGAGCTTAACAATGATGAGATGTTTTTGTAGGGTGTTTTTTTCAGATCTGTCCAAGGGAACTCTTATAGAATATTTAACAGAATGACTTTATATTTGGTCAGCAGCTTGACAGTGATTAGGTGTAATTGTAAGagcttttaaggtggtacccaacactttaactaaaattaatttggctcgtttaattttcttgaaattttgacaaagtatttactttgatccaatgacaaaaatataaaaattctaaaaaatttgaaccaaccgttttatcagaacaattacactggttatatagcagtttggcaaacacttattttgatgattgagaagcttaatattccctttacaacacaacataattaaaacgtttagctgattttacagagttatctccctgtagtgttaggtaccagtCCACCTTAAGATCTTACCGACTCCTATTTCCTGTTCCTGTTCAATTTAAGAATTGAACAATATCTGCCTTGACATCTAAAAAGACATAGTTTCAGTACactttatacatttgtaaaaacAGTTTTATATCATGAATTGCCAAAAAAATGCCTTCAAGACAATCAACAAACAACTTgttcaatatacaaaatatactaTTAAAGACTAAAAATTATCACAGAATATGGGCTTAATACATGTATCAAGACTTTTTCCAACACCAAATGTTAAGAAGTGTCCAGACCTCTCACTTTTGCATTAATCAAGTTGGAAAAACCAAGAATAAAGCCTGCTGTTTCCATTGTTGGTAGCCTCAACAATGAATTGAATTAGTGATAAGGTCAAGTTTATGGGAACCACTCGTGAATTTAGACAATGATATTTGGCATACAGTTGTAAAAGCAGTGACACAACAGACACATCCATGGAGATTGTTTCTTCCCATCCCTTCAGTCATGGCCCATTTATTCAACGATTTCTTAGATTACATGTATAAGTTTGCGGTTAGGTCCTTCAGGGGAGatacaagtggtaggtcaatgatatttcgTATGCAGATTGCtttattagcattggcacatctcatttctgTGGAAATATTATGCTCTCCATATACACGCACCCACATTTCAGTCATGTGTTGTATTAATTACATTAATGTTTATAAGGTTAAGTGTTTAGTGCTCTCTCTCAATGTATACACATACCCCCATGTCAGTCATGTTTTGTATTATTCACATGTTGGTGATTGATCAGATCAGTTTAAAATAAGACTTCCGCCAGGTCAATAATATAGGGTATGTCTTATTGGCATTTG includes:
- the LOC139523702 gene encoding zinc finger protein 184-like, whose translation is MSVQNSYLLKYTRRSPKIDKHACPVCKKIFSLPAILSKHLKTQHDLHMLSSKTETKLETKDVQSPKSLPGRRPQRSAGKPIDVIESEEKKSKKGQKVNGEKNVGSDEVDKTKENKSEMSAGGDGQRKRGRPRKSLATNVESSENKVSKPVNNVPTDMKEARKKLFAERKVNTIIEKKGVKQTPGSVKNKKSVQKKIHEQSADSVSDSQTETDERGRPRRNRREKRAWSPSNDNSIILEASIKQEPIDYEDMEEENIQIMPNVKKEIELAVYEEMSKSSVSTKVGLNKPAKICKVEVSDLEPGETVGPVTIDEGITGSLTEEDTPETPEDMDITPEVVHVGEVNTPATKAIYNEESEDDDDLDEDYKPNDRDEDIDIIKPAVKRGRKKVGRTYPCGDCQKVFTKPSHLLRHQVKHTGERPFPCDVCGKGFVSKSNMEKHRVLHSGVKAKICDECGKAFALSSYLVRHKMLHEKERNEKMGIFPEPEHHLCSQCGKVFSKRLYLQKHMERHVKGKCYECRICGKKFSQRMNRINHEFLHTKTKDYECHVCHKKFALKCYLKIHVQRHQNTPIPKPGKKQRENIGLKPFKCLQCGKCYSSVKYLNAHERLHSNPKKFVCETCGRNFHQKINLQRHILTHTDPATSRNHECKTCGKKYSRDIYLSRHIKENHTAEGLAKPRHHCSYCDKKFTKPCLLRIHERTHTKEKPFVCSTCGKGFAQEGYMKIHEEIHSSIKKHECTFCGKSFALLYYLTRHLARHEQVKSIPCDQCSKMFATQKALHDHMRMHTGDMPYQCDLCQKCFPRLNSLQRHRKLNACQIKPNVYYTKQVMPTVKTVESLDELMDKREFSCLYICSICRQVFTSQTKLDAHAVEHEGDMIAEVITEEHVEQEHISAENIPVSKEEETIIAEVVNVEESILGGEEITTEETIVDADWLNRLFSNAHVESGTDGKIIIVVNRD